The following is a genomic window from Citrifermentans bemidjiense Bem.
GTCCTGCTCGCCTTCGGCAGTTCCATTCCGAAGGAGCTCTCCGTGTACGGAGACGCGAAGATGGTCGCCAAGGGGCTGGACGACCCGAAGAAATACATAGGGGTGCGCACGCTTGTCATCGGCGGCGGCAACAGCGCGGCCGACGTCATCATCTCCATCCTCAAGGAAAAGCGCAACGCCAACGACACCGAACCGGTGTACTGGGCGCACGTTGCGGAGACCTTCGACGTGAACAAGGAGACAGCGCAAAGGCTGGGCGAGGAGATCCTCCTCGGGGGAAACATCCGGCTTTTGCCCGGCGCCACCCCGAGGATCGGCGAGGTCGACGACGAAGGTGTGGACCGACTGGTGATCCGGGTAAGCGAGGACAAGATCCCCGGCGGGATCGAGCGCTACCACGCCATGAGCTTTCCCATGAAGAACGTGATCGCCTGCATCGGCAGCCAGGGCCCCACCTCCATCTACGACCGGATCGGCGTGCAAACCATAGCCTGCGCCGAGGGGGTCTGCCAGGTAGCCAAGGAAGGGGACCGGCTGCTCCTCTTAACCTCCGACTTCGAGTCGACCCGCAAAGGGGTCTACGTGATCGGTGGCGCCATCTCCCCC
Proteins encoded in this region:
- a CDS encoding NAD(P)-binding domain-containing protein; its protein translation is MDQKYDVLIVGGGPGGVAAAYICHKLGLSHLLIESGKAIFQGIANTYPEGKNVYPSKPKENPEPFLVEELRPPDKPVTVEKYIQYVQHFVQHEGLNVLTDTQFENIEDGREYLKVLTSRGTFQAKRVLLAFGSSIPKELSVYGDAKMVAKGLDDPKKYIGVRTLVIGGGNSAADVIISILKEKRNANDTEPVYWAHVAETFDVNKETAQRLGEEILLGGNIRLLPGATPRIGEVDDEGVDRLVIRVSEDKIPGGIERYHAMSFPMKNVIACIGSQGPTSIYDRIGVQTIACAEGVCQVAKEGDRLLLLTSDFESTRKGVYVIGGAISPSYMRINKGAIQEERHPNLIYTAVNDAHHVIDAIAAKLKK